A genomic segment from Streptomyces sp. NBC_01233 encodes:
- a CDS encoding amphi-Trp domain-containing protein, whose product MKDLKFEQKGSLSRLEAADQLSALAEALRQGGNVELEFGSGTLSLQVPEEVSTEIEVEVGDGQVELEVELKWPTVQAETAPSRAKRPARSRSKAARTS is encoded by the coding sequence GTGAAGGACCTCAAGTTTGAGCAGAAGGGCTCCCTGTCACGCCTCGAGGCCGCTGATCAGCTCTCCGCGCTCGCGGAGGCGTTGAGGCAGGGCGGCAACGTCGAACTGGAATTCGGCTCCGGGACGCTGAGCCTGCAGGTCCCCGAGGAAGTCAGCACCGAGATCGAGGTCGAGGTCGGCGACGGGCAGGTCGAGCTGGAGGTCGAACTCAAATGGCCCACCGTGCAGGCCGAGACCGCGCCATCACGGGCGAAGCGGCCGGCACGGAGCAGGAGCAAGGCGGCCCGGACGTCGTGA
- a CDS encoding MFS transporter, with amino-acid sequence MAEADTSGRAPGALRGVLAPLALAQFICSFAGSNMNVMINDISEDLDTTVQGVQVAITIFLLVMAALMIPRGKLTDHYGRKRCLDGRHREGPQV; translated from the coding sequence GTGGCCGAAGCCGATACCTCGGGACGCGCGCCCGGTGCCCTGCGCGGTGTGCTGGCCCCGCTCGCCCTGGCCCAGTTCATCTGCAGTTTCGCCGGTTCGAACATGAACGTGATGATCAACGACATCAGCGAGGACCTCGACACGACCGTGCAGGGAGTGCAGGTCGCGATCACGATCTTTCTCCTGGTCATGGCAGCGCTGATGATCCCCCGCGGCAAGCTGACCGACCACTACGGACGCAAGCGGTGCTTGGATGGGAGACATCGTGAAGGACCTCAAGTTTGA
- a CDS encoding carboxymuconolactone decarboxylase family protein, whose translation MATASETPVLDTLAAMTIDSLERCGLAPDMLLLTRIAALAASDAPPISYAAHIDPALRAGLTAEQLQDVLVAIAPIVGTARVMTAAGNIATALGIAIAVAEAEIEAQG comes from the coding sequence ATGGCCACTGCATCTGAAACCCCTGTCCTGGACACCCTCGCCGCGATGACGATCGACTCGCTCGAGCGGTGCGGCTTGGCCCCGGACATGCTCCTGCTCACCCGCATCGCGGCCCTCGCGGCATCGGACGCCCCGCCGATCTCCTACGCCGCCCACATCGACCCCGCCCTCCGAGCGGGCCTGACCGCCGAGCAGTTGCAGGACGTGCTGGTCGCCATCGCCCCCATCGTGGGCACCGCCCGCGTCATGACGGCAGCCGGCAACATCGCCACGGCGCTGGGCATCGCCATCGCCGTCGCCGAGGCCGAGATCGAGGCCCAGGGCTGA
- a CDS encoding DUF2252 domain-containing protein, protein MSQSATTAMRAVPGSTPQERAAHGKEARSRSPRSGHAVYRPSPDRLDPLAILEAQSAARVPELVPIRYSRMSESPFRFYRGAAAIMASDLAGSPDSGVTVQLCGDAHLLNFRLLASPERRLMFDINDFDETLPGPWEWDVKRLAASFVIAGRANGFDDDERAGIVSAAVRSYREAMRGFAGMGNLDVWYAKIDADRLEALTTDQLDKGGRKKLARAMAKARTRDTLQVFDKLTELVDDRPRIAADPPLLVPLADLLPDIERGELESRFRRLVASYSLTMASDRRALLEDYRMVDMARKVVGVGSVGTRCWILLLLGRDGQDPLFLQAKEADTSVLAPHIGASRYRNQGERVVSGQRLMQAASDIFLGWERVDGIDGKQRDFYIRQLRDWKGIAMPETMPPGQLETFGEVCGITLARAHARSGDRIAIAAYLGRGESFDRALVTFAEAYADQNERDHQALVDAVRAGRLPAQELPGA, encoded by the coding sequence ATGTCCCAGAGCGCGACCACCGCGATGCGCGCGGTCCCCGGCAGCACGCCCCAGGAACGTGCGGCCCACGGCAAGGAGGCCCGGAGCCGCTCGCCACGGTCGGGGCACGCCGTGTACCGGCCGTCTCCGGACAGGCTGGACCCACTGGCGATCCTGGAGGCGCAGTCCGCGGCCCGGGTGCCCGAGCTCGTCCCGATCCGCTACAGCAGGATGTCGGAGTCGCCCTTCCGGTTCTACCGGGGAGCCGCCGCGATCATGGCGTCCGACCTGGCCGGCAGTCCCGACTCGGGAGTCACGGTCCAGCTGTGCGGGGACGCGCACCTGCTGAACTTCCGGCTGCTGGCCTCTCCGGAGCGGCGGCTGATGTTCGACATCAACGACTTCGACGAGACCCTGCCCGGACCCTGGGAGTGGGACGTCAAACGACTGGCGGCGAGTTTCGTCATCGCGGGCCGGGCGAACGGCTTCGACGACGACGAGCGCGCAGGCATCGTGAGCGCTGCCGTGCGCTCGTACCGCGAGGCGATGCGCGGCTTCGCCGGCATGGGCAACCTCGACGTCTGGTACGCGAAGATCGATGCTGACCGCTTGGAGGCCCTCACCACGGATCAGCTCGACAAGGGCGGACGCAAGAAGCTGGCCCGCGCCATGGCGAAGGCCCGTACGCGTGACACGCTGCAGGTCTTCGACAAACTCACGGAGCTGGTCGACGACCGGCCGAGGATCGCGGCGGACCCCCCGCTGCTGGTGCCGCTCGCGGACCTGCTCCCGGACATCGAGCGCGGGGAGCTCGAGAGCCGGTTCCGCCGCCTGGTGGCCTCCTACAGCCTCACGATGGCGAGCGACCGGCGGGCGCTCCTGGAGGACTACCGGATGGTGGACATGGCCCGCAAGGTGGTCGGCGTCGGCAGCGTCGGGACCCGCTGCTGGATCTTGCTGCTGCTCGGCCGCGACGGCCAGGACCCGCTCTTCCTGCAGGCCAAGGAGGCCGACACCTCCGTGCTCGCCCCCCACATCGGCGCGAGCCGGTACCGCAACCAAGGCGAGCGCGTGGTCTCGGGACAGCGGTTGATGCAGGCGGCGAGTGACATCTTCCTCGGCTGGGAGCGGGTGGACGGGATCGACGGCAAGCAGCGCGACTTCTACATCCGCCAGTTGCGCGACTGGAAGGGCATCGCCATGCCGGAGACGATGCCGCCCGGACAGCTGGAGACTTTCGGCGAGGTGTGCGGCATCACCCTCGCCCGTGCGCATGCGCGGTCGGGCGACCGGATCGCGATCGCCGCGTACCTGGGCCGCGGCGAATCCTTCGACCGGGCGCTCGTCACCTTCGCCGAGGCGTACGCCGACCAGAACGAACGCGACCACCAGGCCCTGGTCGACGCGGTACGCGCGGGCCGGCTGCCGGCGCAGGAGCTGCCAGGGGCCTGA
- a CDS encoding chloride channel protein — protein MKEPSPRPVDAPSGQPQEADRLREILHAPGYLVILVYSALIGIPVSLIAFWFLVGLHELQNVFWSDLPHHLGWDAAPWWWPLPLLLIAGLFVGLIAGRLTGGGGHIPAGGLHAGATTPAALPGVVLAAAASLPLGAVLGPEAPLVALGGGLALLFRDLTRTPATPQTTALLGAAGAAAAIAAIFGNPLIAAVLLIEVSGIGGPQLFAVMLPALLSSGIGALVFTGFGQWTGLETGSLNLTLPTPLPRLDPADVLWTILIALVLAVLLNPVLEAGRRVAAFVSARVLPRTVLCALGAAACAAVYALTTGRTPADVALSGQATLGELTADPQAWGVGALIAVLLLKTIAYALCLGSMRGGAIFPAVFLGAAAGALLAPLPGLGTVPAMAAGMAAATAAVMRLPVSSVVLVVLLLGSSAMIPIVILAAVISFATTELLPAGTAHPPAPLSEQPADTGRSTAAGTP, from the coding sequence ATGAAGGAGCCGAGTCCTCGACCCGTTGACGCCCCCAGCGGCCAGCCGCAGGAGGCGGACCGGCTGCGGGAGATCCTCCACGCCCCCGGCTACCTCGTGATCCTCGTCTACTCGGCCCTCATCGGCATTCCGGTGTCGCTCATCGCGTTCTGGTTCCTCGTCGGACTCCACGAACTGCAAAACGTCTTCTGGTCGGACCTTCCGCACCACCTGGGCTGGGACGCGGCCCCCTGGTGGTGGCCGCTGCCCCTGCTGCTGATCGCCGGCCTGTTCGTCGGCCTGATCGCCGGCCGACTCACCGGCGGGGGCGGCCACATACCCGCAGGCGGTCTGCACGCGGGCGCGACGACCCCGGCCGCGCTGCCGGGCGTGGTGCTCGCGGCGGCCGCGAGCCTGCCTCTGGGCGCGGTCCTGGGACCCGAGGCACCACTGGTCGCCCTCGGCGGCGGCCTGGCCCTGCTCTTCCGGGACCTCACACGGACCCCGGCGACCCCTCAGACCACCGCGCTGCTGGGCGCGGCCGGTGCGGCGGCCGCCATCGCGGCGATCTTCGGCAACCCGCTGATCGCCGCCGTACTCCTCATCGAGGTGTCGGGGATAGGCGGTCCCCAGCTCTTCGCGGTGATGCTCCCCGCCCTGCTCTCCAGTGGAATCGGGGCCCTGGTCTTCACGGGCTTCGGACAGTGGACCGGCCTGGAGACCGGCAGCCTCAACCTCACGCTGCCCACGCCCCTGCCGCGCCTGGACCCCGCGGACGTTCTCTGGACGATCCTCATCGCCCTCGTCCTCGCCGTACTCCTGAACCCGGTCCTGGAGGCGGGCCGGCGGGTCGCGGCCTTCGTCTCCGCCCGGGTGCTGCCCCGCACGGTCCTGTGCGCGCTGGGAGCTGCGGCCTGCGCCGCCGTCTACGCGCTGACCACCGGCCGCACGCCCGCGGACGTCGCCCTGTCGGGCCAGGCCACCCTCGGCGAGCTGACCGCCGACCCGCAGGCCTGGGGCGTCGGTGCACTGATCGCCGTCCTGCTCCTCAAGACGATCGCCTACGCGCTCTGTCTGGGCAGCATGCGCGGCGGCGCCATCTTCCCCGCCGTCTTCCTCGGAGCGGCAGCCGGAGCGCTCCTGGCTCCCCTGCCCGGCCTGGGCACCGTACCGGCCATGGCGGCGGGCATGGCAGCGGCCACCGCTGCGGTCATGCGGCTACCGGTCAGCAGCGTGGTCCTCGTGGTGCTGCTGCTGGGCAGCTCCGCCATGATTCCCATCGTCATCCTCGCGGCCGTGATCTCCTTCGCCACGACCGAACTGCTCCCCGCCGGCACGGCACATCCACCCGCTCCGCTCTCCGAGCAGCCCGCGGACACCGGCCGCTCCACAGCAGCCGGGACACCGTGA
- a CDS encoding FtsX-like permease family protein, translated as MRATLRWAHADLRAHRGEALFVVLASAGIIASLLLAGALFSYAANPWQRIFNQSQGAHIWLHTRAGADMDALTGVDGIAALSGPYRTAATTVESRGARAGMTLRATAVAPPGTGLPIVTAGSWLAPPDGDTGAAAVVLESSVARALWAEPGDTVRVTGSDGAPRALQVSGIAEAAEPRYRPGGGPGIGWVLPGTLAEIAHGDTGQSVGLRLEDPNDTDFMVQRAVTVLGADRVAQVTKWQQTRAEAGGDDQLLGQMFAVFGLGALLAAALAASGAIGARVRGQLRDIAILKAVGFTPGQVTRGFLVQHLAFALLGTALGTAAIALLGARIPGRIGEAAAVWEDLPGHTALMIGIPCGAVLLIAAATGLSAWRAGRVPPVPVARAALPSAAPMTALGRRALGMRVPPALVLGWRAAFARRGRTVIPVARLALPLMLITVALVAWSTLDQFRSRPAQMGLPAALTVRAQQPAGPSDSELEKTLSTIPDVTAVHPGAEMAALVPGQTDTITLRGLGTARHPYPSAVVEGRGVGGPDEAVVGQGLLDLLGVRVGDWVRMTVEGRPQILHLVGRTIEPESGGRVITTTIDALRERDPQLRPAFHALELRTGADPRAVSGKLAAAAGGTLEIRETPNPADRLEPARAVIAALIAVLALIGLTELLTLISTGVRDRGRDLLALKAIGLTPRQIGSMIVTAAGLTALVSAAVGTTVGALSGSWLVDTQGASSGIGAGIAQLPPLPVLSTVIVGAVLGAVAAATLPAIRAARRRLADSLSETL; from the coding sequence GTGCGGGCCACTCTGCGCTGGGCGCACGCCGACCTCCGGGCGCACCGCGGCGAAGCCCTCTTCGTCGTACTGGCCAGCGCCGGGATCATCGCCTCGCTCCTCCTGGCGGGCGCGCTGTTCAGCTACGCCGCCAACCCCTGGCAGCGGATCTTCAACCAGTCCCAGGGCGCGCACATCTGGCTGCACACCCGCGCCGGGGCGGACATGGACGCCCTGACCGGCGTGGACGGTATCGCCGCCCTCTCGGGGCCCTACCGCACAGCGGCGACGACCGTCGAGTCGCGCGGCGCGCGGGCCGGGATGACCCTGCGCGCGACCGCGGTGGCGCCCCCCGGGACGGGGCTGCCGATCGTCACCGCCGGCAGCTGGCTCGCCCCACCGGACGGCGACACAGGGGCCGCCGCCGTCGTGCTGGAAAGTTCCGTCGCGCGGGCATTGTGGGCCGAGCCGGGCGACACGGTGCGGGTCACCGGCTCGGACGGCGCCCCGCGCGCGCTACAGGTGAGCGGGATAGCCGAGGCGGCCGAGCCCCGCTACCGGCCCGGGGGCGGACCGGGCATCGGCTGGGTGCTCCCCGGCACCCTCGCCGAGATCGCCCACGGCGACACCGGGCAGAGCGTGGGCCTGCGCCTGGAGGATCCGAACGACACCGACTTCATGGTCCAGCGCGCCGTGACCGTCCTCGGTGCCGACCGGGTGGCCCAAGTCACCAAGTGGCAGCAGACACGGGCCGAGGCGGGCGGCGACGACCAGCTCCTCGGGCAGATGTTCGCCGTCTTCGGGCTCGGCGCCCTGCTCGCGGCGGCGCTCGCCGCGTCCGGAGCGATCGGCGCCCGGGTCCGCGGGCAGCTGAGGGACATCGCCATCCTCAAGGCCGTGGGCTTCACCCCCGGCCAGGTGACCCGCGGGTTCCTCGTACAGCACCTGGCCTTCGCGCTCCTCGGCACGGCCCTCGGCACGGCGGCCATCGCCCTGCTGGGCGCCCGGATACCGGGCCGGATCGGCGAGGCGGCGGCCGTGTGGGAGGACCTGCCCGGCCACACCGCGTTGATGATCGGCATCCCCTGCGGCGCGGTGCTCCTGATCGCGGCTGCCACCGGGCTCTCGGCCTGGCGGGCCGGACGGGTGCCACCGGTGCCGGTGGCACGGGCCGCGTTGCCCTCCGCCGCGCCGATGACCGCGCTCGGCAGGCGGGCTCTCGGGATGCGGGTTCCCCCGGCCCTGGTCCTGGGGTGGCGTGCCGCGTTCGCGCGACGCGGCCGGACGGTCATACCGGTGGCCCGGCTCGCCCTGCCCCTGATGCTCATCACGGTCGCTCTCGTCGCCTGGTCGACGCTGGACCAGTTCCGCAGCCGGCCGGCGCAGATGGGACTGCCCGCGGCACTGACCGTACGGGCCCAGCAGCCCGCCGGCCCGTCGGACTCGGAGCTGGAGAAGACCCTCTCGACGATCCCGGACGTCACCGCGGTCCATCCGGGCGCGGAGATGGCGGCGCTCGTGCCGGGGCAGACCGACACCATCACGCTCCGCGGGCTGGGCACGGCTCGGCACCCGTATCCCTCCGCGGTGGTGGAAGGGCGCGGGGTCGGCGGACCGGACGAGGCAGTGGTCGGGCAAGGGCTGCTGGACCTCCTCGGGGTGCGGGTCGGCGACTGGGTGCGGATGACCGTCGAGGGACGGCCACAGATCCTCCACCTCGTCGGCCGCACCATCGAACCCGAATCCGGCGGCCGGGTGATCACCACGACCATCGACGCCCTGCGGGAGCGCGACCCGCAGCTGCGGCCCGCCTTCCATGCCTTGGAGCTGCGCACGGGGGCGGACCCCCGCGCGGTGAGCGGCAAGCTCGCCGCGGCGGCGGGCGGAACGCTGGAGATCCGGGAGACACCCAATCCGGCCGACCGGCTGGAGCCGGCACGCGCAGTGATCGCCGCCCTGATCGCGGTGCTGGCACTGATCGGGCTGACCGAATTGCTGACGCTGATCAGCACCGGCGTACGCGACCGGGGCCGCGACCTGCTCGCGCTGAAGGCGATCGGGCTGACGCCCCGGCAGATCGGATCGATGATCGTGACGGCCGCCGGTCTGACCGCGCTCGTATCCGCAGCGGTGGGCACGACGGTGGGTGCGCTGTCGGGCAGCTGGCTGGTGGACACCCAGGGCGCGTCGAGTGGCATCGGCGCGGGGATCGCGCAACTGCCCCCGCTTCCGGTGCTGTCGACGGTGATCGTCGGGGCGGTGCTGGGTGCGGTGGCGGCGGCGACGCTCCCGGCGATACGGGCGGCACGGCGGCGCCTGGCGGACTCGCTGAGCGAGACGCTCTGA
- a CDS encoding ABC transporter ATP-binding protein yields the protein MSDDATNAPAVPIVRAEGITKTHHGEGAPVHAVRGVDLAVQPGEFVAVTGPSGAGKSTLLHLIGGLQRPDSGKLWIGGQRVDEYREARWAVLRRRSIGVVFQFFNLVSNLTVADNVELPALLAGASPKAARDSRDELLAELGLEGRERSMPGELSGGEQQRVALARALVNHPALLLADEPAGSLDSKGTREVLRLLSRFHQRGQTIMMVTHDARMASAADRVISFFDGRIADDAQLDDGRREPARGVRGVLELKE from the coding sequence ATGAGCGACGACGCCACCAACGCTCCTGCCGTACCCATCGTCCGCGCCGAGGGCATCACCAAGACCCACCACGGCGAGGGTGCGCCGGTGCACGCCGTGCGCGGGGTGGACCTGGCCGTCCAGCCGGGCGAGTTCGTCGCGGTCACCGGGCCTTCGGGAGCCGGCAAGTCGACGCTGCTGCACCTGATCGGCGGCCTCCAACGGCCCGACAGCGGAAAGCTCTGGATCGGCGGACAGCGGGTCGACGAGTACCGCGAGGCGCGCTGGGCGGTCCTCAGGCGACGCAGCATCGGCGTCGTCTTCCAGTTCTTCAACCTGGTCTCCAACCTCACCGTCGCCGACAACGTCGAACTGCCCGCCCTCCTCGCCGGCGCCTCCCCGAAGGCCGCCCGTGACTCCCGCGACGAACTGCTCGCCGAACTCGGTCTGGAAGGCCGTGAGCGGTCGATGCCGGGCGAGCTGTCAGGCGGCGAACAACAGCGGGTCGCACTCGCCCGGGCGCTGGTCAACCACCCCGCACTGCTCCTCGCCGACGAGCCGGCCGGCAGCCTCGACAGCAAGGGCACCCGCGAGGTGCTGCGGCTGCTCTCCCGGTTCCACCAGCGCGGCCAGACGATCATGATGGTCACCCATGATGCCCGGATGGCCAGCGCCGCCGACCGCGTCATCAGCTTCTTCGACGGGCGCATCGCCGACGACGCGCAGCTCGACGACGGGCGCCGCGAGCCGGCCCGTGGCGTCCGCGGCGTACTCGAACTGAAGGAGTGA
- a CDS encoding PadR family transcriptional regulator yields the protein MRLALLALLARGPAHGYELKQDLEKLLGAAYPQPNVGQIYVTLGRLEKSGLIEGEDVEQSGRPNKRTYRLTGAGHEAVLAWFENTAEEPRVRDEFFMKLALAPESGLADPVALINKQRRQYLNTMRDLSKLAAAENRDNKVSQLLIEGAMLHLQADLDWLERCQEELE from the coding sequence GTGCGGCTGGCGCTCCTGGCACTGCTCGCCCGTGGCCCTGCTCATGGTTACGAGCTCAAGCAGGACCTTGAGAAGCTCTTGGGCGCCGCGTACCCTCAGCCCAACGTCGGCCAGATCTACGTCACCCTCGGCCGGCTGGAGAAAAGCGGTCTGATCGAAGGCGAGGACGTCGAGCAGTCGGGCCGCCCCAACAAGCGCACGTACCGGCTGACGGGCGCCGGGCACGAGGCCGTGCTGGCCTGGTTCGAGAACACCGCCGAGGAGCCCCGGGTACGGGACGAGTTCTTCATGAAGCTCGCTCTCGCGCCGGAGTCGGGGCTGGCCGACCCGGTCGCGCTGATCAACAAGCAGCGGCGGCAGTACCTCAACACCATGCGGGACCTGTCGAAACTGGCCGCAGCCGAAAACCGCGACAACAAGGTCTCCCAACTGCTGATCGAGGGCGCCATGCTGCACCTGCAGGCCGACCTCGACTGGCTGGAACGCTGTCAGGAGGAGCTGGAATGA
- a CDS encoding ABC transporter substrate-binding protein has protein sequence MRWMRAAGRALLVAAVVLAGYAGFGVRADAGAGAAAGARGPLTLVTAGDLTHYLSPLLDDWNEGHPGERVTLVELPDSADETRAQMISELRSGNNRFDVLNIDVAWTSEFAAAGWISPLRRDRFPLDSFLRPVVDTATFDGRLYAVPYVTNAGLLYYRKDILDEEGEEPPRTWAELVRQARTIAPKHGLDGYAGQFLPYEGLTVNVTEAVHSAGGSILRDDGARVTVDSDAAGAGLRFLADGVRDGWISRDALGYKEEESRQAFQDGRLLFLRNWPYVYADASAEGSKVAGRFGAVPLPGPDGPGTSVLGGSNLAVSSRARHPASAADLISYLTSERVQRRVLTEGSLPPVRAALYEDPGLIRAYPYLPTLRQSVLSAAPRPKSPRYDQVSLAVQAVAQDLMALRQTPEQAVARLARELGTISRER, from the coding sequence ATGCGGTGGATGCGTGCCGCGGGTAGGGCTCTCCTGGTCGCGGCGGTGGTGCTGGCGGGATACGCCGGTTTCGGCGTCCGTGCGGACGCGGGCGCGGGCGCGGCCGCCGGGGCCCGCGGCCCCCTGACGCTCGTGACGGCGGGCGATCTGACCCACTACCTCTCCCCGCTGCTGGACGACTGGAACGAAGGCCATCCCGGCGAGCGCGTCACGCTCGTCGAGCTGCCCGACTCGGCGGACGAGACCCGGGCCCAGATGATCAGCGAGCTGCGATCCGGCAACAACCGGTTCGACGTGCTGAACATCGACGTCGCCTGGACGTCCGAGTTCGCGGCGGCCGGATGGATCTCCCCGCTCCGGCGTGACCGCTTCCCCCTGGACAGCTTCCTGCGGCCGGTCGTCGACACCGCGACCTTCGACGGCCGGCTGTACGCGGTCCCGTACGTCACCAACGCGGGACTGCTCTACTACCGCAAGGACATCCTGGACGAGGAGGGCGAGGAACCGCCGCGCACCTGGGCGGAACTCGTCCGTCAGGCGCGCACGATCGCCCCGAAGCACGGGCTGGACGGCTACGCCGGCCAGTTCCTGCCGTACGAGGGGCTCACCGTCAACGTGACCGAGGCCGTGCACTCGGCGGGCGGTTCGATCCTGCGCGACGACGGCGCCCGGGTGACCGTGGACTCCGACGCGGCGGGCGCCGGACTGCGCTTCCTCGCGGACGGCGTGAGGGACGGCTGGATCTCCCGCGACGCGCTCGGCTACAAGGAGGAGGAGTCCCGGCAGGCGTTCCAGGACGGCCGGCTGCTCTTTCTGCGGAACTGGCCCTATGTGTACGCGGACGCGAGCGCGGAAGGGTCGAAGGTCGCGGGCCGGTTCGGCGCCGTGCCGCTGCCCGGACCCGACGGGCCCGGCACCAGCGTGCTGGGCGGCTCCAACCTCGCCGTCAGCAGCCGTGCGCGGCATCCTGCGTCGGCAGCCGATCTCATCTCCTACCTCACGAGCGAACGGGTCCAGCGGCGGGTGCTCACCGAGGGCTCGCTGCCACCGGTGCGCGCAGCGCTGTACGAGGACCCCGGGCTGATCCGCGCGTATCCGTACCTGCCCACGCTTCGCCAGAGCGTGCTGTCGGCGGCGCCGCGCCCCAAGAGTCCGCGCTACGACCAGGTGAGCCTCGCGGTGCAGGCCGTGGCGCAGGACCTGATGGCGCTGCGCCAGACGCCCGAGCAGGCGGTGGCGCGGCTTGCGCGCGAGCTCGGGACCATCTCCCGCGAGCGCTGA
- a CDS encoding glycoside hydrolase family 13 protein, whose translation MLSTLPAGTGHPSRTATTPDPWWRDAVIYQVYVRSFLDSTGDGIGDLAGVRAGLPYLRKLGVDGIWLSPFYPSPQHDHGYDVADYCGVDPVYGDLAEFDRLVSDARRLGLKLLLDIVPNHCSSEHPWFREALAAGPGSAPRSRFHFAPGRGPEGAEPPNNWRAMFGGPAWSRITEPDGTPGEWYLHLFTPEQPDLNWRDPVVGDDFERVLRFWLDRGVDGFRIDVAAGLFKHPELPDSDDPGADERARDAVNQLAWNQPEVHDVWRRWRAVCEEYTAGDGRERLLVGEVSVPTAREHAAYVRPDELHQAFFFDLLSAPWDAEAFRATITEAIRDIAGTGSTVTWVLNNHDQVRTVTRYAGEPGVEGSGLGAARARAAALLMLALPGAAYVYQGEELGLPEVLDLPDEVLTDPIFRRTGSRKHVRDGCRVPLPWSGHASPFGFSQEAVGAKPWLPQPAWFAEHATDRALADTRSFWHLYRDGLQLRRTLPQLGDGTLRWLDAPAHVLAIARGDGLVCAVNFGTEPVPAPVLGTPLLASGPCPDGVLPAATAAWWAGEYPAP comes from the coding sequence ATGCTCAGCACCCTTCCGGCCGGCACCGGCCACCCCTCCCGCACCGCCACCACACCTGACCCCTGGTGGCGCGACGCGGTGATCTACCAGGTCTACGTCCGCAGCTTCCTCGACAGCACCGGGGACGGCATCGGCGACCTGGCCGGCGTACGGGCCGGGCTTCCCTACCTCAGGAAGCTCGGTGTCGACGGCATCTGGCTCAGCCCCTTCTACCCGTCGCCCCAGCACGACCACGGCTACGACGTCGCCGACTACTGCGGCGTCGACCCCGTATACGGCGACCTCGCCGAGTTCGACCGGCTGGTGTCCGACGCCCGCCGCCTCGGGCTCAAGCTGCTGCTCGACATCGTTCCCAACCACTGCTCCAGCGAGCACCCGTGGTTCCGCGAGGCGCTTGCCGCAGGGCCGGGCAGCGCCCCGCGCTCCCGCTTCCACTTCGCGCCCGGCCGCGGCCCGGAGGGGGCGGAGCCGCCCAACAACTGGCGCGCCATGTTCGGCGGTCCCGCCTGGAGCCGGATCACCGAGCCCGACGGCACCCCCGGAGAGTGGTACCTGCACCTCTTCACGCCCGAGCAGCCCGACCTGAACTGGCGCGACCCCGTCGTGGGCGACGACTTCGAGCGGGTGCTGCGCTTCTGGCTGGACCGCGGTGTCGACGGCTTCCGGATCGACGTCGCCGCCGGACTGTTCAAGCACCCCGAGCTGCCCGACTCGGACGATCCCGGAGCCGACGAGCGGGCCCGCGACGCCGTCAACCAGCTGGCGTGGAACCAGCCCGAGGTCCACGACGTATGGCGCCGCTGGCGCGCGGTCTGCGAGGAGTACACCGCCGGAGACGGCCGTGAGCGACTGCTGGTCGGCGAGGTGTCCGTGCCGACCGCACGCGAGCACGCCGCGTACGTCCGCCCCGACGAACTGCACCAGGCGTTCTTCTTCGACCTGCTCAGCGCACCCTGGGACGCCGAGGCCTTCCGCGCGACGATCACCGAGGCGATACGCGACATCGCCGGCACCGGCTCCACCGTCACCTGGGTCCTCAACAACCACGACCAGGTCCGCACGGTCACCCGCTACGCGGGCGAGCCCGGCGTGGAGGGCAGCGGGCTGGGAGCCGCCCGCGCCCGCGCAGCGGCCCTCCTGATGCTCGCCCTGCCCGGCGCCGCCTACGTCTACCAAGGCGAGGAGCTCGGCCTCCCGGAGGTCCTCGACCTGCCCGACGAGGTCCTCACCGACCCGATCTTCCGCCGCACCGGCAGCCGCAAGCACGTCCGGGACGGCTGCCGCGTGCCACTGCCGTGGTCCGGACACGCCTCCCCGTTCGGCTTCAGCCAGGAGGCGGTCGGAGCCAAGCCGTGGCTGCCGCAGCCCGCGTGGTTCGCCGAGCACGCCACCGACCGCGCCCTGGCCGACACCCGTTCCTTCTGGCACCTCTACCGCGACGGCCTCCAGCTGCGGCGCACCCTGCCGCAGCTCGGCGACGGCACCCTGCGCTGGCTGGACGCGCCTGCACACGTGCTGGCGATCGCCCGCGGCGACGGCCTGGTCTGCGCGGTGAACTTCGGCACGGAGCCGGTGCCCGCCCCGGTCCTCGGGACCCCGCTGCTCGCCAGCGGGCCCTGTCCCGACGGGGTGCTCCCCGCGGCGACCGCGGCCTGGTGGGCGGGCGAGTACCCGGCCCCGTAG